From the genome of Miscanthus floridulus cultivar M001 chromosome 10, ASM1932011v1, whole genome shotgun sequence, one region includes:
- the LOC136488034 gene encoding zinc finger BED domain-containing protein DAYSLEEPER-like — protein MVCDPQGNGAMFPVTGDDDLVAAGLSLEHNDDGRDPFAVFDDTTRGTQPAIDIDAVDAGATGIGTVDSNYTGVNGNADGNGTRTPSSGAVSGLGKRKSQCWGDFEEVYEKINGVDVRVRAICKMCRTVLNARSAAGTGHILRHQKSCKQKLDNASRVQSRLAFNADGSLHNWNYDPAVARTELCRLIARLDLPLGFGDTDAFEEYIKSSHNPRFVRSSRRTTTRDLDKLFAERRAMIRNYVHASASVALTSDIWSGNAKEDYISVVAHYVNADWELQKKIVGLRLIQVKHSGENISASIASVVEEYGLVDKIFSITLDNASSNAKAMETLTPMFAGYLGCDPTPDDPTPAHWHVAGKILEFLEVFYDSTVTLSGVYYPTSPLVLHHVLEIATHLHACERDVNLRPFVYPMQHKFLKYWKDIPLLYSFAFILDPRAKLRGMQRVLHLLTEYTGTDYTTYYADLKTELHKMFEKYLRKFGATRSQRVAGPTPPTGKRKQAWGVIFGGSGLPGPSSGTACSSSHSTASELSSYLDSDYITAYEDGFDILLWWKDHKLTYPILAIMARDIMSVPVSTCSSESCFSLAGRIIEERRRSLKPEHVEMLTLLKD, from the exons ATGGTGTGTGACCCGCAGGGCAATGGTGCCATGTTCCCTGTGACTGGCGACGATGACTTGGTCGCGGCTGGGCTGTCCCTGGAGCACAACGACGATGGCCGTGACCCCTTTGCGGTGTTTGATGACACCACCCGCGGGACACAGCCGGCGATCGACATCGATGCCGTCGATGCAGGGGCAACGGGGATAGGGACGGTGGACTCCAACTACACTGGTGTTAATGGTAATGCTGATGGTAATGGTACTCGTACTCCTTCCTCTGGTGCTGTTTCTGGACTTGGTAAGCGCAAGTCTCAGTGCTGGGGTGACTTTGAGGAGGTTTATGAGAAGATTAATGGTGTCGATGTGCGTGTTAGAGCTATATGTAAGATGTGTAGAACTGTGTTGAATGCTAGATCTGCTGCTGGTACTGGTCACATTCTTAGGCACCAAAAATCTTGCAAACAGAAACTTGATAATGCTTCTAGGGTTCAGTCTCGACTAGCTTTTAATGCTGATGGGTCTTTGCATAATTGGAACTATGATCCTGCTGTTGCTAGAACTGAACTGTGTagattgattgctaggcttgatcttCCTCTTGGTTTTGGTGACACTGATGCATTTGAGGAATATATTAAAAGTTCTCATAACCCAAGATTTGTTAGATCATCTAGAagaaccaccactagagatctggaTAAGTTATTTGCTGAACGTCGTGCTATGATTAGGAACTATGTGCATGCTTCTGcatctgttgctttgacttctgacatatggtctggtaatgctaaagaggattacatatctgttgttgctcactatgtgaatgctgATTGGGAATTGCAAAAGAAGATTGTTGGTCTTAGGTTGATTCAAGTTAAgcattctggtgaaaacatttCTGCTTCCATTGCATCTGTTGTTGAGGAGTATGGCTTGGTTGATAAAATCTTTTCTATCACTTTAGATAATGcatcttctaatgctaaggctatggaaactTTGACACCCATGTTTGCTGGTTATCTTGGTTGTGATCCTACACCTGATGATCCTACACCTG CCCATTGGCACGTGGCTGGGAAAATATTGGAGTTCCTGGAAGTATTTTATGACTCTACTGTTACactgtctggtgtttattatcctaccAGTCCTCTTGTGCTGCACCATGTTCTGGAGATTGCAACccatttgcatgcatgtgaaagGGATGTTAATCTTAGACCCTTTGTGTACCCTATGCAGCATAAATTTCTTAAGTATTGGAAGGACATTCCTCTCTTATactcatttgcattcattcttgacccTAGAGCTAAGCTCAGAGGTATGCAAAGGGTCCTCCATTTACTTACTGAATATACTGGTACTGATTACACTACTTACTATGCTGATTTGAAAACTGAGTTGCATAAAATGTTTGAGaaatatttgagaaagtttggtgcaaccaggtcacaaagggtTGCTGGTCCTACCCCACCCACTGGTAAGAGAAAACAGGCTTGGGGGGTAATTTTTGGAGGATCAGGTCTGCCTGGTCCTTCCAGTGGCACTGCCTGTTCTTCTTCTCACTCTACTGCTTCTGAACTTTCAAGCTATTTGGACAGCGACTACATAACTGCTTATGAGGATGGTTTTGACATTCTTCTGTGGTGGAAggaccacaaactaacctatccCATCCTGGCTATTATGGCCAGAGATATCATGTCAGTTCCTGTTTCCACTTGTTCTtcagagtcttgtttcagcttagcAGGGAGGATCATAGAAGAACGGCGTCGGAGCTTGAAACCAGAACATGTTGAGATGCTGACCTTGTTGAAGGACTGA